A region from the Pseudonocardia petroleophila genome encodes:
- a CDS encoding AMP-binding protein, translating to MHVPFEIRHFLDRAVTVYGDRIGFVDEPVQPAAPWTDLTYARIGELARAQAAALDGMGVGFGERVAIVSHNSARLLTSFFGVAGHGRVLVPVNFRLSTEEISYIVEDSGASVLLLDPEVAERLGDVPCARTIVLGEDGDREMLAFGADPAPWEPDEEATATLNYTSGTTARPKGVELTHRNIWVNAVTFAMHVGAGDRDVYLHTLPMFHANGWGMPFAMSGVGARHVVLRQVDGAEILRRVDEHGVTILCAAPAVVNAVLTAAADWDGEIPGRGRVRIVVAGAPPPTATIARVETELGWEFLQIYGLTETSPLLTVNRRRAEWDDLDPQQRAAKLGRAGAPALGVTIGLAPDGEVLARSNVVLKRYHGKPEETAETLRDGWFHTGDGGRIDDDGYLAISDRRKDVIITGGENVSSIEVEDTLAHHPAVAEVAVIGVPDEKWGETIKALVVLAPGAAATEAELIEHCKSRLARYKAPTSVEFRDELDRTATGKVQKFKLRAAYWDGRERQVN from the coding sequence ATGCACGTGCCGTTCGAGATCCGGCACTTCCTCGACCGCGCCGTCACCGTCTACGGCGACCGGATCGGATTCGTCGACGAGCCGGTGCAGCCCGCCGCGCCGTGGACCGACCTGACCTATGCCCGCATCGGCGAGCTGGCCCGCGCGCAGGCCGCCGCCCTCGACGGGATGGGCGTCGGCTTCGGCGAGCGGGTCGCGATCGTGTCGCACAACAGCGCCCGCCTGCTCACCTCCTTCTTCGGGGTCGCCGGGCACGGCCGGGTGCTGGTGCCGGTCAACTTCCGGCTCTCCACCGAGGAGATCTCCTACATCGTCGAGGACTCCGGGGCGAGCGTCCTGCTGCTCGACCCCGAGGTGGCCGAGCGCCTCGGGGACGTCCCGTGCGCCCGCACGATCGTCCTGGGCGAGGACGGCGACCGCGAGATGCTCGCGTTCGGCGCCGACCCCGCACCGTGGGAGCCCGACGAGGAGGCGACGGCCACCCTCAACTACACCAGCGGCACGACCGCGCGGCCCAAGGGCGTCGAGCTGACCCACCGCAACATCTGGGTGAACGCGGTGACGTTCGCGATGCACGTGGGCGCCGGCGACCGCGACGTCTACCTGCACACCCTGCCGATGTTCCACGCCAACGGCTGGGGCATGCCGTTCGCGATGAGCGGCGTCGGCGCCCGGCACGTCGTGCTCCGCCAGGTCGACGGCGCGGAGATCCTGCGCCGGGTCGACGAGCACGGCGTCACGATCCTGTGCGCCGCACCGGCCGTGGTGAACGCGGTGCTGACCGCCGCCGCCGACTGGGACGGCGAGATCCCCGGCCGCGGGCGGGTGCGGATCGTCGTCGCGGGCGCCCCGCCGCCGACGGCCACCATCGCCCGCGTCGAGACCGAGCTCGGCTGGGAGTTCCTGCAGATCTACGGCCTGACCGAGACCTCGCCGCTGCTGACCGTCAACCGTCGACGGGCCGAGTGGGACGACCTCGACCCGCAGCAGCGGGCCGCGAAGCTGGGCCGGGCGGGCGCCCCGGCGCTGGGCGTCACGATCGGCCTCGCCCCGGACGGCGAGGTGCTCGCGCGGTCCAACGTGGTGCTCAAGCGCTACCACGGCAAGCCGGAGGAGACCGCCGAGACGCTGCGCGACGGGTGGTTCCACACCGGTGACGGCGGCCGGATCGACGACGACGGCTACCTCGCGATCAGCGACCGGCGCAAGGACGTGATCATCACCGGCGGGGAGAACGTCTCCTCCATCGAGGTCGAGGACACCCTCGCGCACCACCCCGCCGTCGCGGAGGTCGCGGTCATCGGCGTCCCCGACGAGAAGTGGGGCGAGACGATCAAGGCGCTGGTGGTGCTCGCGCCCGGTGCGGCGGCGACCGAGGCCGAGCTGATCGAGCACTGCAAGTCCCGGCTGGCCCGCTACAAGGCCCCGACCTCGGTGGAGTTCCGCGACGAGCTGGACCGCACCGCCACGGGCAAGGTGCAGAAGTTCAAGCTGCGCGCGGCCTACTGGGACGGCCGCGAGCGCCAGGTGAACTGA
- a CDS encoding pirin family protein, with translation MSLTPSVDVRRSGDRFATRIDWLDSKHSFSFGPHYDPDNTHFGVLMVSNDDVVRAGSGFDTHPHRDMEIVTWVLDGSLVHQDSTGHNGLIHPGLAQRMSAGTGILHSEKNDAAGATQDVHFVQMWVVPDESGVAPGYEQLDITPELDGGGLVVVASGMPEHAADRAITISQKHAALYAARPPAGSVVTLPTSPLAHLFVARGAVELEGVGVLHTGDTARITASDGRRLTAGPDGAEVLVWEMHATLG, from the coding sequence ATGTCGCTCACCCCGTCCGTGGACGTCCGCCGCTCCGGCGACCGGTTCGCCACCCGGATCGACTGGCTGGACTCGAAGCACAGCTTCTCCTTCGGCCCGCACTACGACCCGGACAACACCCACTTCGGCGTGCTGATGGTGAGCAACGACGACGTGGTGCGCGCGGGGAGCGGCTTCGACACGCACCCGCACCGCGACATGGAGATCGTCACCTGGGTCCTCGACGGGTCGCTGGTGCACCAGGACTCCACGGGCCACAACGGGCTGATCCACCCCGGGCTGGCGCAGCGGATGAGCGCGGGCACGGGGATCCTGCACTCGGAGAAGAACGACGCGGCCGGCGCCACGCAGGACGTGCACTTCGTCCAGATGTGGGTGGTGCCCGACGAGTCCGGGGTGGCCCCCGGCTACGAGCAGCTCGACATCACCCCGGAGCTGGACGGGGGCGGCCTCGTCGTCGTGGCCTCGGGCATGCCGGAGCACGCGGCCGACCGGGCGATCACGATCAGCCAGAAGCACGCGGCGCTCTACGCGGCGCGACCCCCGGCGGGATCGGTCGTCACCCTCCCCACGTCACCGCTGGCCCACCTGTTCGTGGCGCGCGGAGCGGTGGAGCTGGAGGGCGTCGGTGTCCTGCACACGGGCGACACGGCCCGGATCACCGCGTCGGACGGCCGGCGGCTGACGGCCGGGCCCGACGGGGCCGAGGTGCTCGTGTGGGAGATGCACGCGACCCTCGGCTGA